Part of the Streptomyces sp. WMMC500 genome is shown below.
TGGGGAAGACGGCGGGCTGCTGAAACGTCCGCGCCAGCCCGAGCCGGTTGCGCGCGTGCGCGCTGCGCCGGGTCACGTCCCGCCCGTCGAGCACGACCCGCCCGGCCCGCGGCCTGAGGGTCCCGGCGAGACAGTGGAACAGGGTGGACTTCCCGGCCCCGTTGGGCCCGACGAGGGCGGTGACCTGCCCGGCGGCGACCCGGAGGTCGACGCCGGAGAGCACGGAGAAGTCCCCGTACGAAACGGAGACGCCGCGCGCGACGAGCGGATCGCCTGCGGCGGGCACCGCGGACGGCCGCGCCCGGCGCGCACCGCGGGGCGGCCTGCGGCCGGCGGCGCGGGGGTCGGTGGCGGACCGGTTGCCGGTATGCGGTGGTGGTGGTGGTGCGGCTTCGGCGGCGGGGGGTGCGGGTGCGTGTGGGCGGTCAGGGTTGCGTGCGTGGTCCGGGTCTTCGTGGGTCGGCCTGCGGCCGGCGGCGGGGGTGTCCGGGGTGGAGTGGGCGTCGGTATGCGGCGGATGTGCGGCTTGGTCGGTGGGGGGCGCGGGTGCGTCGCGGCGGTCAGGGGTGCGTGCGTGGTCCGGCTCTCCGCGGGTCGGCCTGCGGCCGGCGGCGCGGGTGTCCGGGTCGGTCTGGGTGCCGGTGTGCGCCGGTGGCGCGGGCGCGTCGCGGCGGTCAGGGTTGCGTGCGTGGTCCGGGTCTCCGCGGGTCGGCCTGCGGCCGGCGGCGCGGGTGTCCGGGTCGGTCTGGGTGCCGGTGTGCGCCGGTGGCGCGGGCGCGTCGCGGCGGTCAGGGTTGCGTGCGGCGTCCGGGTCTCCGCTGGCCGGCCTGCGGCCGGCGGCCCGGACGTCCGAGTCGGGCTCGGCACCGCCGACCCGTTGCGGTGCTTCGCCCGTGCTCGGCTCGGGCGTGTTCGGCACGGCGCTCGTCGGCCCCCGGCCGGGGGCCCGTGCGCCTTCGGCGCCGGACCGGCCGACGGGCGAGGGCCGCGCGGCTTCGCCCGCGGCCGGGCCGGGCGTGTCCCTTCCCCCGGGGTCCTCCGCGGCCCCCGCGGTCGCCCTGGAAGCCAGCTCGGCGGTGGCGTCCCTCGGCCACAGGGCTTCCGCCGGGCCGGGCTCCGCCGTGCCTTCCGCGCCGCTCTTTCCGCGCCTCGCCGCAGGCGCCGGGCTGTCCGTGTCCTGCGCCGGCCGGGGCCCGGCGACCGTGCGTGCCAGGAGCGGCCCGGTTCCGGCCGCCCCCGCCGGAGGCGCCACGCGTGTCGTCCCGACCGCCCGGGGCGCTTGTGCCAGGTGCGTGCGCAGCCGCAGGCCCCGCGGTGTCAGGCCCGGCCGCCGGAGGCGGCGGGACGCCGCGCGGTGGAGGGCCTCGTACAGGCCGCCCGGGAAGCGGCCCAGCAGGACCGCCAGGACGCCGATGACCGCCGCCGCCATCCCGCCGCGGGTGCCCGCGTCCAGCCCCACCAGCAGCGCCGACGCCAGCAGCGCGCCCAGCATGCTGTCCGCGCCGACCACGACCACCGCCGCGAACCACAGCAGACTCCGCACCGGGTCGAAGGCGTTGGGGTCGAAGGCGCGGGCGCCCATGGCCAGCATGCCGCCGCCCAGGGCCGCCAGGGCGGCGCCCGCCGCGAAGGCGGCGACCTTCAGCGACGGCACCGGCACCCCCGCCGCCGCGGCGCCCGACTCGTGGTCCCGCATCGCCGCCAGCGCGCGGCCCGGGCGCCCCCGGCGCAGGGCGTGGGCCGCCGTCAGCGCGCCGGCGAGCAGCACGAGTTCGAGGACGTAGAACGCCCGGTCCCCGGTGAAGCCCGCGGGGCGGCCCAGCGTCAGGCCCGAGGTCGCGTACGGCTGCGCGAAGACGAAGCGGCTCACCGCCACCCCCACCGCCAGCGTGACCAGCGCCAGCGCCAGGCCCTGCCGGCGGATCGCCGGGTACCCCGTGAGCAGCCCCAGCGGCGCCACCAGCAGCACCGCGACGCCGAGCGCCACCAGCTCCGGCAGCTCGGGCAGCCCCGGGAACCGCCCCGCCGCCAGCAGCGCCGTGAACAGTGCTCCCAGCCCGGCGTACGCCGCCTGCCCCAGCGAGACCTGGCCGCCGCGCCCCGTGACGACCACCAGCGACAGCAGCACCACCGCCAGCGCCGGCACCTGGACCGACGTGGTCAGGTCGGAGCCCGCGAAGCCCAGCGGCAGCAGGAACAGCACCCCGGCGACCAGCCACGTCCGCCCGTCGCCGGCCGCCGAGTCCAGCGTGTCGGCCGGTACCCGCAGGAAGCCGTCGCCGGAGCCCGTCCAGAGCCGCGGCAGGGCCAGCGCCGCCACCAGCAGCAGCACCGCGAAGAGGTTCGCGCCCAGCGCCTGCACCAACTGCTCGCCCCAGCCCCCCGGATGGAGCCGGGTCAACTGCGCCTGGCCCACGCCGACCGCCAGCGCCACCGCCACGACCGCCGGCAGGCTCCGCAGCCCGGCCGCGACCGCGACCCCGATGACGGCCATCACCAGCAGCGGCAGCCCGTACGGGTCGAGGCGGTACTCCGGTGCCAGCAGCACGCCCGTGACGCCCGCGGTGAACGTGCCGAACGCCCAGCCGGCGTCGGCGACCCGGTCGGCGTCGATGCCGCTGAGTGCGGCGAGCCGCCGGTTGTCGACCACCGCGCGCAGCTCCCGCCCGAACCGGGTCCACCGCGTGACCGCCGCGACCGCGCCCGCCAGCGCCACCGCCGTACCGAGCTGCACCCACGGGTCGGACGGCAGCAGTTCGGGCGCGTCCGTGCGCGCGCCCGTGCCCCACAGGAGCCCCGCCGCGCCCATCAGCAGCACGAACACCCCGAGCGACGCCACCAGCGCCTGCGCGCCGCCGGCGCCGGCCCCGCCCGACTGGAGCACCGACAGCGGCCGGAAGACGAACCGCCCCATGAGCAGCCCGATGCCGGGGGCGACGACGAGCAGGCTGACGGCCGCCGCCGCCCACAGCGGCCAGTCCCAGCCGACGGCGAGCTGGCGCATGACGTACGCGGTGAACATCGCGACCGCGCCGTGCGCCAGGTTGAGCACGCCGGTCGCGCGGTACGTGACGACGACGCCGATGCCGGAGAGCGCCGCGGCGCTGCCCACCGCGAGCCCGGCCAGCGTCAGTTCGTAGGTGAGCGACACCTCACGCCTCCGGCGCGGCGCCGGGCGCGGGGCCCGGCTCGCAGACCGGGCACGGGGTCAACTCCCGCTCCGCACCCGCCGCTTCCGCCGGATCCGCGACCGGTACGGCGCCGGGCTTGCCGCCGACGAGGGGGCAGCCGGGGCGGTGGTAGAGCGTGCCGCCGGGCACCGCCAGGTACGGGGCGGCCCCGCCGGACTCCGGCCCGGGCGCGGGTCCCGGCGAGGCTTCGGCGTGAGACCCGTCCGCGTCGCCGTCCCTGTCAGCGGCCACGAGCAGCCCGTACAACTCCTCCACCCGCGCCGCCGCAAGACCCTGGTCGCCGCGCGACAGCAGCACTGCCCCGGCGACGATCAGCGCCGCCCCCGGGATCGTGCAGGACGCCAGGTACGGGATCTGCCGCTCGGCGAACCGCTCGCCCGACACCCCGTACCAGCCGACGGCGCACAGCACGGCCCCGGCGGCGAGCGCGGCCCAACTGCCCCACCGCAGGGCCATGGCCGTCAGCGAGTGCCCGCGCGCCGGGCCGGTTTGCCGCATTATGCCCCCTGTGCATGTCGGCCGCTTGGGATGCACTATGCCGTGTGTGGTTGTACTACGCAGTAGACCGCACGGATCGGCGGGACACTTGACGCATGACGACGTTCAGGGGTGAGGACGGATGACCCGACGAGCACGCACGCGCAGCGCCGCGTGGCTGGCCGCGGCGGTACTGCTCACGGGGCTGGGCGCGGCCGGCTGCGGAGACGAGGGCGGCGGGGCGGACACGCCGGACAAAGCGCCGAGCGCGCCGGCGTCGGAGAGCAGCCCCGCCTCGGAGACGAGCGAGGGGGCGGACGACGGCGCCGGCGGCGCGGAACCGGCCGACCCGGCCGCGGCGGAGAAGGAGATCGAGGAGAACTGGACGACGTTCTTCTCGCCGGACTCCGACGCCGACGCGAAGCTGGCGGTCCTGGAGGACGGCGAGGCGATGCGGCCGCTGATGGTCGCCTTCTCCGACGACGAGCGCTGGAAGCAGGTCGCCGCCGAGGTCACGGCGGTGGAGTTCGAGTCCGCCGAGGAGGCGGAGGTGACGTACGACATCGCGCTGAAGGGCGAGACGGCCGTGCCCGGCGCCACGGGCATCTCGGTGCTGCAGGACGGCACCTGGAAGGTCTCGAAGAAGGCGATCTGCACCCTCGTGGAGATGAGCGGGTCGCCGGGCCCCGGGTGCTGAGATGAGCCGGTCGGGGGGTGCCGCGCTGGCGGCGGCGGTGCTGGTGCTGCTGACCGCCGCCTGCGGCAGCCGGGTGCCCGAGAGCGAGTTCGCCGAGCGGTCCGCCGTGCCCGAGGGCGCCCGGCCCGGCGGCGCCGCGCCCTCGGGCGAGGCGCGCGGTGAGCCGGTCAGGGTCGGCGTCATCGCCAGCGAGACCAGCCCGGTGGGCGACGCGTTCAGCGGGCCGCAGGACGGCGCGCGGGCCTACTTCGAGGCGCTGAACGCGCGCGGCGGGGTGAACGGCCGCCCCGTCGAGGTCGTCACCTGCGACGACGGCGGCAGCGGCCTGGGCAACAGCGACTGCGTGCGCGAACTGGTGCTGAAGGAGAAGGTGTTCGCGCTCGTCGCCACGACCTCGCTGAACTACGCCGGCGCCCCGCAGGTCAGCGACGCCGGCGTGCCGGACATCGGCGGCCAGCCGATCGGGGCCGCGTACGAGACGTACCCGCACCTGTACGGCATCTACGGCAGCCGCGCCCCGCGCACCGGCGGCGAGGCCGGCTGGGACGGCGACCTGTACGGCGGCACCGAGGTGTACCGCTACTTCAAGCGGGAGCACGGCGCCCGCACCGCCGCCGTCGTCTCGTACAACCAGGCGGCCTCGGCCTCGTACGCGCGCAGCGTGACCAGCGGTCTGGAGGCCGAGGGCTACGACGTCGTCACCGCGCAGGTCGACTTCTCGCTGCCGAACTTCGACGCGGTCGCCGCCGACCTGCGCGCCCGCGACGTCGATCTGGTCTTCGACGCCGTCGACACCGGCGGCAACGCCAAGCTGTGCAAGGCGCTCGACGAGGCCGGCGTGGAGCTGACCGCGAAGGTCACCAACGTGCAGAACTGGAACTCCGACGTGGCGGAGGACTACGCGGACGCCGAGCGCTGCCGCAACTCCCTCTGGGTCACCGGCTCCAGCCGCAACTACGAGGACGACGGCGACCCGGCGGTCAGGGCGTTCCGGGACGGCATGGACCGCTACGCGGACACGGACACCCGCTCGCAGTGGCAACTGGAGGGCTGGGCCGCCGCGATGTGGTTCGCGGACGCGGCGAAGTCCTGCGGGGCGGAGCTGACGCGCGGGTGCGTCGAGGACTTCATGACGCGCGCCGAGCCGTACGACGCCGGCGGGCTGCTGCTGCCCGTACGCTTCGAGCAGTTGCCGCAGCCGCCGAAGACCCGGCCCACGTGCGTGTCGGCGGCGCGCTGGCAGGACGACGCGAACGACGGCGCGGGCGGCTGGGTCAGCCAGGGCGAGATGACGGAGAACTGCTTCACGGTGCCGCAGCTCCCGTACCGGCCCTGACCCCCCGGGAGCCCCGGAACGCCCGGCCGGCCTGACCCGCCCCGACGGTGCCGACCTGCCGTGATGCCGAGGTGCGGCGGCTGTGCGAGGCTGAGGGCAGGGGACTGCCCGCACCCGTCCCGAGGTACCCGACCGCCATGAGGATCTCGTTCCTGATCAGCAACGCGTACGCCGTCGGGGGCACCGTCCGCACCACCTTCACCCTCGCCCGCACGCTCGCCGAGCAGCACGACGTGGAGATCGTCTCGGTCTTCCGCCCCGAGGACGCGTACCGCGAGCACCTGCGGCTGCCGGGCGTGGCGGTGACCGCCATCCCCAACGGCGTGCCGGCGCCGGACGTGCCGCCGTCCGACAACACCGCCCGCTGCGTCCTGGCCGCCGGGCGGCTCGCGCCGCTCAAGCGCTACGACGACCTCTTCGCCCGCCTCCATGCCCACCGCCCGACGCTGCCGCTGACCGGCACGGTGCTCGGCGGGCTGTACGCCCACCGCACCCGGGAGGGCGCGGAGGCCGCCTGAGCCGCGCCCGCCCGCCCGCGCCTCACTCCGCCTCGGGGTCGAGCACGTCCCGTTCGCCGGCCGGCCCCCGCTGCTCCCGCGGTACGGCGTACGGGTGGTGCAGGTCGAAGGCCGGCGACTCGGAGCGGATCCGCGGCAGGGTGGTGAAGTTGTGCCGCGGCGGCGGGCAGGACGTGGCCCACTCCAGGGAGCGGCCGAAGCCCCACGGGTCGTCCACGTCGACCTTCTCGCCCTCCTTCGCCGTGCGCCACAGGTTGTACAGGAACGGCAGCGTGGAGGCGCCGAGGAGGAAGGCCCCGATGGTGGAGATCGTGTTGAGCGTGGTGAAGCCGTCGGCGGCGAGGTAGTCCGCGTACCGCCGGGGCATGCCCTCCACGCCCAGCCAGTGGTGCACGAGGAAGGTGGCGTGGAAGCCGACGAACAGGGTCCAGAAGTGGATCTTCCCCAGCCGCTCGTCCAGCATCTTTCCGGTGAACTTCGGCCACCAGAAGTAGAAGCCCGCGAAGGTCGCGAACACCACCGTCCCGAAGACCACGTAGTGGAAGTGGCCGACGACGAAGTACGTGTCCGTGACGTGGAAGTCCAGCGGCGGCGAGGCCAGCAGCACGCCCGTCAGCCCGCCGAAGAGGAAGCTGACCAGGAACCCGATCGCCCACAGCATCGGGGTCTCGAACGACAGCGAACCGTTGATCATCGTGCCGATCCAGTTGAAGAACTTCACCCCCGTGGGCACCGCGATGAGGAACGACATGAGGGAGAAGAACGGCAGCAGCACCGCCCCGGTGGCGAACATGTGATGCGCCCAGACCATGATCGACAGGCCCGTGATCGCGATGGTGGCGGCGACCAGCATCACGTAGCCGAAGATCGGTTTGCGGGAGAAGACCGGGATGATCTCGGTGATGATGCCGAAGAACGGCAGCGCGATGATGTAGACCTCCGGGTGGCCGAAGAACCAGAACAGGTGCTGCCACAGCAGCGCCCCGCCCACGGACCCGTCGAAGACGACCGAGCCGAAGCGCCGGTCCGACTCCAGCACCAGCAGCGCCGCGGCCAGCACCGGGAACGCTTGGAGGACGAGGATCGAGGTGAAGAGGACGTTCCAGGTGAAGATCGGCAGCCGGAACATCGTCATGCCGGGCGCGCGCATCCCGATGATCGTGGTGAGGAAGTTGACCGCGCCCAGGATCGTGCCGAAGCCCGCCAGGGCCAGACCCATGATCCACAGGTCCGCGCCCAGGCCGGGGGAGTGCACCTCGCCGTTGAGCGGCGCGTACGCGAACCAGCCGAAGTCCGCGGGCCCGCTCGGCGTCAGGTAGCTGCTCAGGATGATCAGCCCGCCGAAGAGGAACAGCCAGTACGACAGCATGTTCAGCCGCGGGAAGGCCACGTCGGGCGCGCCGATCTGCAGGGGCATGATCTCGTTGGCGAAGCCGGCGAAGGTCGGCGTGGCGAAGAGCAGCAGCATGATCGTGCCGTGGATCGTGAACGACTGGTTGAACTGCTCGGGGCTGAGGAGCTGCATCCCCGGCCGGGCCAGCTCCGCCCGCATCACCAGCGCGAGCACGCCGGCGAAGAGGAAGAAGGCGAACGAGGTGATCAGGTAGAGATGCCCGATCTTCTTGTGGTCCGTGGTGGTCAGCCAGTCCACGACCACCGAGCCGTGCCGGTGGTGGCGCGGGGGAGCAGGTGCCGGTGCCGGTGCCGCCTCTGTCGTCCCCATCGCCTCTGCACCTTCCGCTTGTAGGTCACGTGTGACGACGCGCGCGTCCACGGCACGACGGTGCCATCGGTGTGCGGATCCGGCGCGCTACGCGCGTTCGCCCGGTGTGTCGCGGGAGCCACCCGGAGGATTTATGCGGAGCTGACACGGGCCGCCGCCGCAAGGGGGAAATTCGATGAATTCCAGGGGGGCCGTCGGGTAAACAGCAGGTGCGATTAGAGCGGGTGGCAGCAATTCCCGATAGCCCGTCAGGAGACGCCTCTCGGACGCCTGTACGGGCCCTCTCGCGGGCCGCCCGGCGGCCGGCGGGCGCTGTGACAGAAGTGTGACCCGCGGTGAACAGGGCCGCGACATCCGCGTGGCCCGCTGCCCTACCGCGTCCGTGACCTGGGGCATAGCGTGGGCGCCATGGCGACTCCACCGAACCTGCCGACACCGTCCTCGAACCCCGACGACGACACCGAGAGCTACGTCGGCCTGGCCGCCGCCGACGCCGAGGAGCGGGCCAGGGGCCGCGGCTGGACCACGGTCCGCTCGCTGCCCCCGGGGGCCGTCATCACCATGGAGTTCATGGGCGGACGGCTGAACTTCACCGTCCAGGACGGCCGGGTGACGCGCTGCTGGGTCGGGTAGGGCGGGTCAGCCGCCCGTGCGCGCCTGCGGCCGGCCGCCGGGGCGGTCCGACTGCGGCGGGCGGCGGTGGCCGGCCGGGGTGACCGGGGAGCGCTCGTGCCGCGTCGTGTGCGGGCGCGGCGCCAGGTGCGGCCAGGTGTCGGGCCGGGCGGCCGTGCCCTGGCCGGAGTTCGCGCGGGCCATCTCGCGGGTGGTCTGCCCGGCCCCCGTGGGGCGCTGCGAGACGATCGACACGCGCGTGGCCAGCGGCGACAGCGAGGCCGGCGCGGGCGAGCCGGCCGGGGAGCCGCGCAGCCGGTCGCGCAGGTGCAGCAGCCACGCCTCCGCGCGGGCCACGACGGGCTCGAACCACGGCAGGGCCAGCAGCACGAGCAGGCCGGCCACCCAGCCGAGCAGCACGTCGCTGAGCCAGTGCGTACCGAGGTAGACCGTCGTCCCGCCGACGCCCAGCGCCACCATCGCGCAGACCACGGAGGCGGTCCTGCGGGCCCGCGGCGTCGTCGCCAGATAGGCCACGACACCCCAGGTCACGACGGCGTTCGCGGTGTGACCCGAAGGAAATATATCGCCGCCGGCCCACATCTCGTTCGAGCCGATCTCGGTGGCGTAGTGCGGGCCGAGCCGGCCCATGCCGATCTTCGCCGCCCCGACCGTGACGTTCAGCAGGAGCAGCGAGCCGGCCAGCATGAACAGCGGGCGCAGGGTGTGCTGCCGCCAGGCGCGCCAGCCGAGCCAGGCCAGCACGGCGACGGCGGTGGGGGCGCGCTGGCCGAGCACCACGAAGTAGTCCAGGAAGGCGTGGAACTCCGGCCACTGCTTGTACGGCCGGAAGAGCATCAACTGCCAGTCGAGGTGCACCAGCCACGACGTGGTCACCACGGCCGCGACGATCGCCGCGTAGACGGCCAGCGACGACCAGAACAGCCACAGCCGGGTCCTGGTCATACGCGGCCGCCAGCCGCCGTGTGTGGTCGGACGCTCCGCTCCCTGCGGACGTCTCTCTTCGGTACGCACGGAATCGACGTTACCTCGCCGACTGCCGCGGATTGACCAATCGGCTGGATCTGTAATGCCTATGTGATGTGGACTGCGTGGTCAACGGCACTTACCCCACCGCCTTTTCAGGACTCATGTCTTCCGCTTTCTGGGAATATCTGAGTACGGCCAATCGGTCAATTGTTTTTCGCGCTCCTCCGTTTATCGGAGATTCGCCGTGCCGTTGCGGACCGTTCGCCTGGCGGACGCCCCGCGGGCGTGTGGCGGGTGCCACACATCGTGCGCAAAGCCCTCAACCAGTGACTTCCCGGACCGGGGGCGGGCAATCATGGCACGTCAGCGGAGCCGTTCCGGCGGACGGGCGAGGGGAGCAGGAGCAGGAAGGAGCAGGAAGGAGCAGAAAAGGGGTCGGGAAGGGGACAGGAAGGGACGGGAAGGGACGGGCTTCGCCGCAACCGGTGGCGCCGTCACCTCAACGGGTAGTGCCGCCACCTGCGTCCGGAGGACTCGCGTACGCTGTCGACTCGCGCGAGTCCGGGAGGTGCGTAGATGTCAGGGACGGCCACGGCCGCGAGCCCGCCGCGGGACGTTCCCGGCGCCTGCGGCGGCGGCGCCGGACGCTGGACCGTGCTCGCCGTCCTCTGCTCCAGCCTGCTGCTCGTCGCCCTCGACGCAACCGTCCTGCACGTCGCCGTCCCCGCGCTCACCGAAGACCTCAAGCCCGGCGCCGTCGACCTGCTCTGGATCGTCGACGCCTACCCCCTGGTCGCCGCCTCCCTGCTGATCCTCTTCGGCACCCTCGGCGACCGCGTGGGCCGCCGCCGCGTCCTGCTCCTCGGCTACGCGATCTTCGGCCTGGCCTCCGCGCTCGCCGCCGCGGCGAGCGACCCGCACGTGCTGATCGCCGCCCGCGCCCTCCTCGGCGTCGGCGGCGCCATGATCATGCCGGCCACGCTGTCGATCCTGCGCCAGGTCTTCCCCGACCGCCGCGAGCGCGCCGCGGCCATCGGCCTGTGGAGCGCCACCGCCGCCGTGGGCGCGGCCATCGGGCCGCTGCTCGGCGGCTTTCTGCTGGAGCACTTCTGGTGGGGCTCGGTCTTCCTGATCAACATCCCGCTGATGGTGATCGCCGTGCCCGTGGGCCGCTGGCTGCTGCCGGAGTCCACCGCCGACCGGGCCGGCCCCTGGGACGTCGTCGGCGCGCTGATGGCGGCGGCCGGCCTCTTCGGCGTCGTCCTCGCACTGAAACAGGCCGGCGCGGGCGACGGGCCGCTGCACCCGGCCGTCGCCGGGCCGCTGCTCCTCGGCTGCGCGCTGCTCGTCCTCTTCGTCCGCAGGCAGCGCCGCCGCGCCCACCCGCTCGTCGACTTCGACGTCATCTCCTGCCGGTCCTTCGGCACCGCCGTCGGCTGCATCGTGCTGGCGCTCCTCGCCCTCGTGGGGCTGCAGCTCGTCGCCGTGCAGTACATGCAGCTCGTCCTCGGCCTCAGCCCGCTGGAGACCGGGCTGCGGCTGATCCCGCTGACCGTCGCCGCCGTGGCCGCGGGGCTCGCGGGCTCCCGGATGGTCGCCAGGCTCGGCCCGCGCGCCATGGTCGCGCTCGGCTTCCTGCTCACCGCCGTCGCCGTCGCCGGGCTGATCACCCTGGGCGAGGAGGACCGGCCGCTGGTGCTGGGCGCGGGCTTCGTGCTGCTGGGGTACGGGCTGGAGACGACCATCTTCGGCGCGTACGAGTCGATGCTCAGCGAGGCGCCGGCGGAGCAGGCCGGCGGGGTCGCGGCCATCGGCGAGACCTCGTACCAACTCGGCGCGGGCATCGGCATAGCGCTGCTCGGCAGCGTCATGAACGCCGTCTACCGCCCCGCGCTCGGCACCGTGCCCGGCGTGCCGTCGAGTGCGACCGACGCGGCGGGCAACTCGCTGGGCGAGGCGTACGAGACCGCGGGCGAGCTGGGCGGCGCCGCCGGCGCCACGCTGCGGGACGCCGCGCGGGACGCGTTCGTCCACGGCATGCACGTGACGCTGGCCGTCAGTGCCGGGCTGCTGCTGCTCGGGGCGCTCACGGCGCTGCGGCTGCCGCGGTCGATGGAGTGCGGCGCGCCCGGCGAGGCGGGCGGCAGCGCGGCGAAGGGCGCCGGCGCGGCGCCCGGCGCGCGTCCCGTGGCCCCGGCCGGGGTGCGGCGCGAGCGGTGGGCGGCGGGCGGCGTACGGGACGGCGCCGGCCGGACGGGGGAGCGGAGTGCGCGGGCCGGGCGCGTACGGGGTGTGGAAGAGGTCACGCCGCGCGCGGCGAGGCTGGACGACGTGGAATACGCGCAAGTAGCGTCGGGCCGTGACCCCGACGGCCGGCCGGAGGACGACAGCCATGCCCGCAAGCACTACGCCGCCGTTCAACCCCGGCGATCCGCTCGGAGTTGACGACCTCCTCAGCCCCGAGGACGTCGCCGTCCGCGACACCGTGCGCGGCTGGGCCGCCGACCGGGTGCTGCCGCACATCGCCGACTGGTACGAGCGCGGCGAGCTCCCCGGCATCCGCGAACTGGCCCGCGAACTGGGCGCGATGGGCGCCCTGGGCATGTCCCTCACCGGCTACGGCTGCGCCGGCGCCTCCGCCGTGCAGTACGGGCTGGCCTGTCTGGAGCTGGAGGCCGCCGACTCCGGCATCCGCTCGCTCGTCTCCGTGCAGGGCTCGCTCGCGATGTACGCGATCTGGCGCTTCGGCTCCGAGGAGCAGAAGCAGCGGTGGCTGCCGCGGATGGCCACCGGCGAGGTCATCGGCTGCTTCGGCCTGACCGAGCCGGACCACGGCTCCGACCCGGCCGGGATGCGCACGCACGCGAAGCGGGAGGGCTCGGACTGGGTGCTCACCGGCCGCAAGACGTGGATCACCAACGGCTCGGTGGCCGGCGTCGCCGTCGTGTGGGCCCGTACCGACGACGGCATCCGCGGCTTCGTCGTCCCCGCCGACACGCCCGGCTTCGCCGCGCCCGAGATCAGGCACAAGTGGTCGCTGCGCGCCTCGGTCACCGCGGAACTGGTCCTGGACGAGGTGCGGCTGCCCGCCGACGCCGTGCTGCCGGAGGCCGCCGGGCTGCGCGGCCCGCTGAGCTGTCTGACGCACGCCCGCTACGGGATCGTCTGGGGCGCCATGGGCGCGGCCCGGTCGTCCTTCGACACGGCGCTCGAGTACGCCCGTACCCGCGAGCAGTTCGGCAGGCCCATCGGCGGTTTCCAGCTCACCCAGGCCAAGCTCGCCGACATGGCGGTCGAGCTGCACAAGGGCGTGCTGCTCGCGCACCACCTGGGCACGCGGATGGACGCCGGCACGCTGCGCCCGGAACAGGTCAGCTTCGGCAAGCTCAACAACGTCCGCGAGGCGATCGAGATCTGCCGGACGGCCCGCACGATCCTGGGCGCGAACGGCATCTCGCTGGAGTACCCGGTGATGCGGCACGCCACGAACCTGGAGTCGGTGCTGACGTACGAGGGCACGGTGGAGATGCACCAGCTCGTGCTGGGCAAGGCGCTGACGGGGCTGGACGCGTTCCGGGGCTGAGCCGCACGGCCCAGCCCCGGTCGCCGTCGTTCCGGCGGTCGTCGCGTCAGCTCTGGTTGAAGAACCCGCCCTGCGTGGAGCGGGGCACCTCGCCCGGCACGATCGCGTACTCCGCGGGGGTCAGCAGGAACACCCGCGTCGCCACCCGTTCGATGGAGCCGCGCAGGCCGAAGGTCAGACCCGCGGCGAAGTCGACGACGCGCTTGGCGTCGGCGGCCTCCAGCATCGTGAGGTTCACGATGACGGGGACGCCCTCGCGGAAGAGTTCGCCGATCCCGCGCGCGTCCCGGAACCCGTCCGGCGACACGGTGGCGATACGGCGCCCTTTCTCCTGGGCGGCCTGGGACGCCACGCGCACGCGCGGGTCCGTCGTCCAGGCGGCGTCTCCCTGGGTGTCCGCGCTGTCGTCTTCGTACCCGTCGTAGTAGCGCTCGTCTTCGTTGTCGTCGACGAGGCCGAGCCAGGCACTAGCCCTGCGTACCGATCCCATGACGCCTCCTCTCTCTCCCGCGGCGTGGGCTGTCCCCGGAGCGGTCCGGGGATGTCTGTCCGCTCACCTATGGTCATCCATGATGCGGATGATGTGCCAATCAGATAGAGGGCACGCGCCGGGTTCGTGACAGTACTGGCACAGAAACGGCTGTCGGTTCGTCAGAGTTCCCCCGGCGCAGGGGGTCTGACGGGGTGACAGGAGATTACCGCAGGGCCGGACGGGTGTTTCGGCGTCCGCTCGGGTGGTTGCCGCGCTGTTCGAGTGGACGGCGGCCCGCCCGGGCCGGTC
Proteins encoded:
- a CDS encoding MFS transporter, which codes for MSGTATAASPPRDVPGACGGGAGRWTVLAVLCSSLLLVALDATVLHVAVPALTEDLKPGAVDLLWIVDAYPLVAASLLILFGTLGDRVGRRRVLLLGYAIFGLASALAAAASDPHVLIAARALLGVGGAMIMPATLSILRQVFPDRRERAAAIGLWSATAAVGAAIGPLLGGFLLEHFWWGSVFLINIPLMVIAVPVGRWLLPESTADRAGPWDVVGALMAAAGLFGVVLALKQAGAGDGPLHPAVAGPLLLGCALLVLFVRRQRRRAHPLVDFDVISCRSFGTAVGCIVLALLALVGLQLVAVQYMQLVLGLSPLETGLRLIPLTVAAVAAGLAGSRMVARLGPRAMVALGFLLTAVAVAGLITLGEEDRPLVLGAGFVLLGYGLETTIFGAYESMLSEAPAEQAGGVAAIGETSYQLGAGIGIALLGSVMNAVYRPALGTVPGVPSSATDAAGNSLGEAYETAGELGGAAGATLRDAARDAFVHGMHVTLAVSAGLLLLGALTALRLPRSMECGAPGEAGGSAAKGAGAAPGARPVAPAGVRRERWAAGGVRDGAGRTGERSARAGRVRGVEEVTPRAARLDDVEYAQVASGRDPDGRPEDDSHARKHYAAVQPRRSARS
- a CDS encoding I78 family peptidase inhibitor, translating into MATPPNLPTPSSNPDDDTESYVGLAAADAEERARGRGWTTVRSLPPGAVITMEFMGGRLNFTVQDGRVTRCWVG
- the ctaD gene encoding cytochrome c oxidase subunit I yields the protein MGTTEAAPAPAPAPPRHHRHGSVVVDWLTTTDHKKIGHLYLITSFAFFLFAGVLALVMRAELARPGMQLLSPEQFNQSFTIHGTIMLLLFATPTFAGFANEIMPLQIGAPDVAFPRLNMLSYWLFLFGGLIILSSYLTPSGPADFGWFAYAPLNGEVHSPGLGADLWIMGLALAGFGTILGAVNFLTTIIGMRAPGMTMFRLPIFTWNVLFTSILVLQAFPVLAAALLVLESDRRFGSVVFDGSVGGALLWQHLFWFFGHPEVYIIALPFFGIITEIIPVFSRKPIFGYVMLVAATIAITGLSIMVWAHHMFATGAVLLPFFSLMSFLIAVPTGVKFFNWIGTMINGSLSFETPMLWAIGFLVSFLFGGLTGVLLASPPLDFHVTDTYFVVGHFHYVVFGTVVFATFAGFYFWWPKFTGKMLDERLGKIHFWTLFVGFHATFLVHHWLGVEGMPRRYADYLAADGFTTLNTISTIGAFLLGASTLPFLYNLWRTAKEGEKVDVDDPWGFGRSLEWATSCPPPRHNFTTLPRIRSESPAFDLHHPYAVPREQRGPAGERDVLDPEAE
- a CDS encoding phosphatase PAP2 family protein → MRTEERRPQGAERPTTHGGWRPRMTRTRLWLFWSSLAVYAAIVAAVVTTSWLVHLDWQLMLFRPYKQWPEFHAFLDYFVVLGQRAPTAVAVLAWLGWRAWRQHTLRPLFMLAGSLLLLNVTVGAAKIGMGRLGPHYATEIGSNEMWAGGDIFPSGHTANAVVTWGVVAYLATTPRARRTASVVCAMVALGVGGTTVYLGTHWLSDVLLGWVAGLLVLLALPWFEPVVARAEAWLLHLRDRLRGSPAGSPAPASLSPLATRVSIVSQRPTGAGQTTREMARANSGQGTAARPDTWPHLAPRPHTTRHERSPVTPAGHRRPPQSDRPGGRPQARTGG
- a CDS encoding acyl-CoA dehydrogenase family protein, which gives rise to MPASTTPPFNPGDPLGVDDLLSPEDVAVRDTVRGWAADRVLPHIADWYERGELPGIRELARELGAMGALGMSLTGYGCAGASAVQYGLACLELEAADSGIRSLVSVQGSLAMYAIWRFGSEEQKQRWLPRMATGEVIGCFGLTEPDHGSDPAGMRTHAKREGSDWVLTGRKTWITNGSVAGVAVVWARTDDGIRGFVVPADTPGFAAPEIRHKWSLRASVTAELVLDEVRLPADAVLPEAAGLRGPLSCLTHARYGIVWGAMGAARSSFDTALEYARTREQFGRPIGGFQLTQAKLADMAVELHKGVLLAHHLGTRMDAGTLRPEQVSFGKLNNVREAIEICRTARTILGANGISLEYPVMRHATNLESVLTYEGTVEMHQLVLGKALTGLDAFRG